Proteins encoded by one window of Bacteroidota bacterium:
- the pyrH gene encoding UMP kinase, whose protein sequence is MSKLKYRRVLLKLSGEALMGDKQFGIDSAVLKQYALEIKSVYDLGAQVGIVIGGGNIYRGVSNSSDNIDKVTGDHMGMLATLINALALQSALEHQDLVTRLISAIRMEVIAEPFIRRRAVRHLEKNRIVIFGAGTGNPYFTTDTAAALRAVEIEADVIIKGTRVDGVYDSDPEKNPHAMKFPEISYIDVLKRNLNVMDMTAITLCRENKLPILVFNMNKPGNLKRLMTGEEIGTRVHELASS, encoded by the coding sequence ATGAGCAAACTCAAATACAGGCGTGTCTTGCTGAAACTGAGCGGCGAGGCGCTGATGGGAGACAAGCAGTTCGGTATCGACTCGGCAGTGTTAAAGCAATACGCCCTCGAAATCAAATCCGTGTACGATTTGGGTGCCCAAGTGGGGATTGTGATTGGTGGAGGAAATATCTATCGTGGCGTCTCCAACTCATCCGATAATATCGACAAGGTAACGGGCGATCACATGGGAATGCTCGCCACACTCATCAACGCACTGGCGTTGCAGAGTGCCCTCGAGCATCAGGATTTGGTTACCCGACTCATTTCTGCAATCAGAATGGAAGTGATTGCCGAACCGTTTATCCGCAGGCGAGCCGTAAGACATCTTGAGAAGAATAGAATCGTCATCTTCGGAGCCGGAACGGGCAATCCGTATTTCACCACCGATACGGCGGCGGCATTGCGTGCAGTGGAAATCGAGGCCGATGTTATCATCAAGGGAACCCGCGTGGACGGTGTATACGATTCCGATCCCGAAAAAAATCCCCATGCCATGAAGTTTCCTGAAATCTCCTATATCGATGTGCTGAAGAGAAATCTCAACGTGATGGACATGACGGCAATAACTCTCTGCCGGGAGAACAAATTGCCTATTCTTGTCTTCAATATGAACAAACCCGGCAACCTGAAACGCTTGATGACGGGAGAGGAGATCGGAACGAGAGTTCATGAGCTTGCTTCATCGTAG
- the frr gene encoding ribosome recycling factor, translating into MIKEILKDTETRMTKATDVVRQELVRIRTGKATTTLLDSIKVDYYGTPTPLNQVGNVSVADLHTLTVTPWDKSMLDPIVKAIQAANIGMNPMKDADLIRVPIPPLNEERRRELVKLAKKFGEEGKVAIRNIRRDAIEHLKKSEKSEHLSEDDRKRGEQETQKLTDKFVKDIDTLLAHKEKEIMEV; encoded by the coding sequence ATGATAAAAGAGATCCTTAAAGATACCGAAACACGAATGACGAAAGCTACGGATGTGGTGCGCCAGGAACTCGTCAGAATTCGAACCGGCAAAGCAACAACAACACTTCTCGATTCCATCAAGGTTGATTATTACGGAACGCCGACTCCGCTCAATCAAGTGGGAAATGTCAGCGTCGCTGATCTCCATACCCTTACTGTTACTCCGTGGGACAAGAGCATGCTCGATCCGATTGTGAAGGCCATTCAAGCTGCAAACATTGGAATGAATCCCATGAAAGATGCAGACTTGATCCGCGTGCCGATTCCTCCTCTTAATGAAGAACGCCGTCGTGAGCTTGTAAAACTGGCAAAGAAATTTGGCGAAGAAGGGAAGGTTGCCATTCGCAACATCCGCCGTGATGCGATTGAACATCTGAAAAAGTCGGAGAAATCTGAGCATTTGTCGGAAGACGACCGCAAGCGGGGCGAGCAGGAAACCCAGAAACTGACTGACAAATTCGTAAAGGATATTGACACACTTTTAGCGCACAAAGAGAAAGAAATCATGGAAGTGTAA
- a CDS encoding PspC domain-containing protein encodes MGFSFWHNWWWFGPDLLVPVLLILAGVAFLWGGRNSLTKPATAAPDQATGEPVPSYSEEQSQQPRRLYRSFTDSKLFGVCGGLGEYFGIDSTIVRILFLVAAFASGGIVLLGYILMAIILPKEIPSYKIS; translated from the coding sequence ATGGGCTTTTCATTCTGGCATAATTGGTGGTGGTTCGGCCCCGATTTGCTTGTCCCTGTTTTGTTGATCCTGGCAGGTGTTGCATTTCTGTGGGGAGGCAGGAATTCACTTACCAAACCGGCGACTGCTGCGCCCGATCAAGCAACAGGTGAGCCTGTGCCATCCTATTCTGAAGAGCAGTCTCAACAGCCTCGTCGCCTGTATCGATCCTTCACGGACAGCAAGTTGTTTGGTGTGTGTGGAGGGTTGGGGGAGTATTTCGGGATTGATTCCACCATCGTCCGAATTCTGTTTCTTGTTGCTGCATTTGCGTCCGGCGGAATTGTATTGCTCGGGTACATCCTGATGGCAATTATTCTGCCGAAAGAAATTCCCTCATACAAGATTTCCTGA